Below is a window of Clostridium sp. JN-1 DNA.
TTGTATCTGATGGAACTGCAGCTGAAATACTAAAATCCAATCCCAATATTGAATCAACTACAGGAAGAAATATAGGAGAATTAATTGAAAATCAAAAGAATATATCAGAAGTACCTAATGTGGATTTAAAGGAATTTTCACAAAAATTAATGAGTAAAACAACAGCTCCTGTTGCACCTATAATTAAAGTGGGTAAAGATGAAAAAAGAAATACATTATACCTTACAAGTACAGCAGTATTTAATAAAGAAAAAATGATTGGAGTTTTAAATAAGACAGAAACAAGGGGTTTTTTGTGGGGGACTGGCAATATGAATGGTGAGGTCAGTATAATAAATATGCCAGATGGTAATGGAAAAGTGAGTATTGAAATAAGAAATGTTAAATCTAAAATAATACCAGCAGTTAAAAGTGATGGAGTATATATAACCATGAAAATAGATGAAAGAGGAGACATATCTGAAAATACCTCTTCTGAAGATGAGTCTAATCCAGAGATTATCAAAAAATTTGAAAGAATTCAAGAAGACGTAATAAAAAAAGAAGTAATATCAACACTCGAAAAAGCAAGACAAATTAATGCTGATGTATTTGGATTTGGCGATATTATATATATGTACCATCCAAAAGAATGGAATAAAATGCAGACTAACTGGCAAGAAAATTTTAAAAACATTAAAGTTAATGTAAATGTTAAAGCAAGTATAGAACGAAGCGGGAAAATAATAAAATCAATTAAGTCAAAGGATATATAAAGAGGTTTAAAGATGTTATTAGTTATAATATTTCTTATAATCATGGTACTTATTGAAGCACATAATCTCATTAAAGGAAGGTACTGGCGTGAGTTTAAAGCATTTTGTATAATAATATTTTTCGCATTAATCATATTAACTCTCTATATTTTTAACATTCAAGTCTTAAATCCAGTAGTTATTATGAATTATTTTATAAAGAATGTATTACATTTAAATTATGATTGAATTTAATATTAATATATTATAGGAGAGTATTACCTATGAAAATTGAAAATGGTGTTATATCAAGTTCACAATTAATGTTTCTAATTATTGGATTATTTCAAGGATCTGCACTTACAGCATCTTTTATAGTTGAAGTTGTAAAACAAAATATGTTAATCATTGCAGTAATAAGTGCTATTTTGATGATACCATTATTTTTAATCTTTATATATTTAGGAACAAAATTTTATGGTAAAAATTTAATAGAAATAAATGATATAGTATACGGCAAGTATATCGGAAAAGTTATTTCGCTTTTATATATAAATTTTTTTGGGCTTATAGTATTTTCAAACTTTAGATATACGTCCGACTTTTTTACTACATATATGTTTGAAAAAACAAACATGATAGTATTCATATTTGGCATTGCATTTGTTTCAATGTATGCAGTAAGAAATGGAATAGAGACTATAGCAAGAATTACTCCTATTATTGCAATATCAACTATTTGCGTTATTATATTTATTACAATAGCTACAATAAAAGATGCTAGTTTAAAAAACTTTCTACCATTTTTGCAAATCAACTTAAAGGATGCTGTACAGGGTATAAGCTTTATGTTGAGTATCACATTTGGTGAATTAATTTCATTACTTATGATATTTCCATGTGTAGGCAGCTCCAAAAATAAAATTAAAAAATATAGTTATATCGGATATGTAATAGGTACAATGTTCCTACTTATGGGTATTATAAGAAATACGGCTGTACTTGGAAATATTGCAAGTATACATAGAATTCCAAGTTATCAAATTGCTAGGATTTTAAGAATAGGGGAAATCATAACAAGGGCTGAAGTTTTAATTGCAATGGTTTTATTTTTTGACACGTTTGTAAAGGTATGTATTATGTATTATGCGGCTGTCTTAGGTATAGCACAATTGTTTAAATTAAGATCTTATAAGCCGCTTGTTCTCCCAATTGGAATTGTAGGTATAATACAGGCATTTTTTGCAAGTACTTCTAATGCAGATTATTCATATTTACTTTCCAGCATATACCCCATATATGGCATTATCTTTGTAGTCATAATTCCCATTATTTCCTTAACTATAATACTGATTAGAAAATTATTTTGTAAAAGTTTAGTGTAACCTCCAAAACATGTACCATAGTATGCAATACTGCGGTCTGTAATTGTGAAATCATATGAAGCCCTGAAAACATATTTAAATTAAAGGAATAAATTGTGATATAATGTTAATAAAACATGTGAAAGGAGGAATATTTTGAATATTGGTTCGATCAGGGGTATGGATAATATGGGATTAGAAAAGTACATCAAAGATACGAAGAGAATAGCGGAAAAACTATTAAATGAATATGTTGACCTAAACAACAAGAAAATTGTAAGCAGCGAACAAATTCATGACTTGAGGAAGAGGGCTTATAATATTAAGGAAATTTATGAATATATACATTGGGCAAATAATAAAATATATATTAATGACAGTGTTCCCGAAAGTCTCTGTAGAATACCAAAACGGGGGGAAATCTGGACGTGCCAACTTGGAAAAAATATTGGGTCTGAGGAAAATAAGATTAGACCTGTGATAATTGTTCAAAATGATACTGGAAATGAAAAAAGTCCTACGACAATAATAGTTCCAATATCAAATAGACCTAAGAAGATAGCTACACATATTGAACTTAGAAATAGTGATTATAAGTTAGTTGAAGGTGAAAAAAATAAAGTTACTGGTACAATTTTATGTGAACAAATTAAAGTTGTATCAAAGGCAAGATTGGGAAGACACGTAGCTACTTTAAAAAGTAACTTTGTGGAGAATATTCTAAATTCAAAATTAAAAGTATCACTTGAATTATAATTTTAATTAATTGCAATCATAAAAAAACTTAAGGTTTATGTTGATTAAATAATAAATTAATGGTATTATAAATAAGTAAGTGTTCTTACATACCTAGTGTTGATTAGGAGATTCTATCTCATATTAGTTTGATTTCATACCTGACATAGGTCAGGAGATTATATAACATAGCAAAAGGATTGGTATAACACCAGTCTTTTTAATTTTATAATAAATTATCTTAACATTACTTAATTGTATTCCAGTCAATAATAAGTTTGAAGGTTAGTCATGCAAATTGGGAAATGTCAAGTTTTGACCTCAAATCAGTATTGTAGTAAAATGTTTATAGCAAATTTAAAAAGAGAGGTATTTTAATTATGAAGCGGGCGTTAAAAAAGTTAGTTTTGTTTTTTATTACAGCTGCCATACTTATTTCAGTGGTAGGCTGCTCTACTAAGAGTAGTCAGGTTAAACCAGACAAAGATCCTAAGAAAGTAGTGCAGGATGGTAAAATGACACAAAGACTTAAAAAAGAAAAAGAAGTATCCAATGGTCAAGTCTATGTACGGAATAAAACAGCAGTGGCTGCCATAGTATTAAAAAATGATGTTAGTAAAAAGGATGCTGAAACACTTGCTAATAAGTATGCTGATGATCTAAAGAAATCTTATAAAGACTTAAATGTAAATGTACAAGCTGTTCAAAATAATAAAAACATTGTAAATATAAGCAAGTAAGGAAAAATACCAGTTCGATTGAACTGGTATTTTTCTTTATGCTAATATTGGGTTTGTCTCAAATAAAGAATAAGTTTAGGGCAGTCCTAATTTACTTTGGTTAGCTTTTACAATTAAGTATTATTTTTATTGTTACTTATTATTTAATATGCTATATTAAGAATATATATAGAAGGTTGGTGAGTCTTATGAAACATGTTAAATCAGCAGCAAAGTATGTTGAAAATAAGAATTTAAGTGTATTTAAGTTTTTAGTTATTTCAATGTTTTTTTCTTTATTTTTACTAACGCCTAAAATGGTTTTGGCAGATAGTTTGTCTTATAAGGTGTTTCCAACACAGCAAAACATATCTGTAGACAAGCCATGGAAAATAATGTTTTCAGATAATATAGATTCAGCTTCAGCAAACAATGACAGCGTCAAAGTTGAGGATGAAAGTGGAAATCCTGTTGATATTGATATAAGTTCAGGTCAAAATTACATTATTGTAAAGCCTAAGACTAGTTATCAAGCGGGAAAAAATTATATATTATATGTTAACAATATAAAATCGCTAAAGGGAAATACTTTAAAAAGTCCTGGAATGATGAAATTTTCAACCTTAAGTCAAGCTTATGATCTTGTAGATACTCATAATTATAAGATCACAGATACTTTTACAGTTACATCAGAGGAGCCTACTAATGTAGACTTGACATTTAATTTGGGAACTCAAAGCAATTCACCTTATCAAAAGGATTTGAGTTTAGAGGTTTCAGGAGGAAATGCAAAATTGACTTCTGATGATTCTTCACATAAAAAGATGACTGCATCAGCTTATGTTGAACCAGGTACTAGTGTAAAGTATCAAGCAACAAGGACAATCCAAAATAGTGGAATAAGGTATACAAAGGATTTATCAAAAACTTCTAATGATTATAGTAAATTTGGTGACTATAGTAAATATACTTCTCCAGAACAAAACATAGAAAGTAATTCACCGGAAATAAAAGACAAGGCAGCACAGCTTTTTAATAGAATAGATAATCCTTACTATAAGGCAAAAAAAGCATACGAATTTGTAAATACTTATATGACTTATGATCAAAACAATGGAAATAAGGGAGCTTTAAATGCTCTTTTAACTGGGAAAGGTGTTTGTGAGGATTATGCAGAGCTATTTACAGCTCTTTTAAGAGCATCGGGGGTTCCTGCAAGAGTTGTAACTGGGTATTGGGTTGATTCAGGAGAATTTAGCAGCAGAAGTACTTTAAATCCATCATATGATGCACATGCTTGGGCAGAGTATTATCTTCCAGAGTATGGATGGATTGTAGTTGAGCCAACCAATGCGTACTTTTATAATGATGAAAGGATTGTAGACTACAGTTACTTTTCAAACTTAAGCAATTCAAGCCATTTTATAGAAGGTTATACTTCTCAAGGGGACGATAAGGATTCAACTTTGTATTATTCGTATACTGAAGGAAGTGGAGTAAAAATAGACAGAGAAACAACTATACAAATATTGGATAAATAAAGTCATATAAGTGCTTGAAGTTTCATAAACATATTAATAGCTATTTTAAAAGGATAGAATTGGGAGGTTTTTAAAAATGAAGCTAAAAAGGTATTTTAAAGTTATTTTAATTTTTTCTATCTTTTGTTCTACCCTACTTTTTTATAGTAATTCACATATTGCATTTGCAAATGATGATATTAAATGTTTAGATGTTAATTCAAGTGACTCATTTAATAGTATGTCTAGTTTTCAATATGGATTACTAAAAATAGAGAAGAATGGACTTTATGGATTAGCTGATAGTACTGGAAAGGTTATAATAAAGCCTCAATTTATATCTATAGATAACTTTAATAATGGAATTGCAAGAGTAAAAAAGGGTTCAAAATATGGTTTTATAGATAAAACAGGTAAAGTCATAGTAGAACCTGAGTTTGATAATATGTATGACTTTAAAGAAGGAATTGCACAAGTTAGTATTAATTCAAAATGGGGATTTATAGATGACAGCGGTAAGATTATAGTATCTCCTCAATTTGATAATGTATATGATTTTGAGGACGGCACGGCTAAAATAATGAAAGATGGTAAGTACGGTTTTGTAGATAAAAAAGGTAATGTAATTATAACACCTAAGTTTGATGATGCATGTGATTTCAATAATGGTATAGCACCTGTTAAAAAAGATGGAAATTGGGGAGTTACTGATAAATCCGGAAATTTTAAAGTTCTGCAATTTGATAGAATGAAGTCATTTCAAGACAAAATTGCACCTGTGGAGAAAGATGGAAGATGGGGTCTTGCAGATGATACGGGAAAAGTTATATTAGAGCCTCAATTTGACAATGTATATTTTTTAAATAAAAATCTACTAGTAGTTTCAAGAAATAATAAATATGGTGTTGTAGATAGGACAGGTAAGACAATTTTAGATATAGATTATACTAGTATAACTTCTACAAATAGCGGTTCATTTATAGTTGTTAAAGATGGATTAAGTGGTATTATAGATAGTACAGGCAAAATTGTAGTATCACCTAAATTTGATCATATATCGGATTACTATGAAGGAAAAGCAATTGTAACATATAGTGGAAGAGATTATTTCATAAATGAAACAGGAAAAATCAATTATAAATCTAAAGTTAAAACCATATATTCTTTCCAAGATGGACTTGCCAGAGTATTTGATGGATCAAAGTATGGATTTATAAATAGAAAAGGTCAAACTGTAATTGAACCAAGGTTTGATTATGCATCTGACTTTAACGAAGGTACGACTGTAGTGAAGATAAATGACAAATGGGGAATCATAGATAGACTTGGAAATACTGTTGTTGAGTGTAAATATGATTATGCATCTAATTTTGAAGATGGAGCTGCTGTAGTTAAAAAAGATGATATTTATACTATACTAACTAATACAAATATGAGTTCATCATGGAATAATGAAAAAGTTGATTCCAATAAAGGGTGGAAAATAACATTCAATAGACCAGTAAATCTCGGCAAAAGTACTGACAGCGATGATGATGATAATTACGGTGATGATATAGTAGATAATGTGAGTGTTAAAAATAGTATGGGAATTGAGATGAATGTATCTTTAAGCTGTCCAGATTCCAGGACTATAATCATAAAACCGCCTTATTCTGGATACATTCAAGGAAAGGATTATACTATCACTATATTAGATGGTATAAAGTCTAAAGATGGAAAAACCTTAAATCCAAAAGTTATAAAAAAGAATTTTACTATAAGTGACAACTAAAGCCTTGGAAAATAAGTGCAAAAAGGCTATATACAAATGACTAGTGCAGTTCTCCTGTACTGTGAAAATACAGCAGCTGCATTAGCATTTTATTGAATAAATTTCACCCAAATCATTTGATTTTACAAGTCTATTATGATATATTAAATTAGAAAATGAAAATTATCGTATTTAACTATAATTTTATGGGATTTTATAGTTGATTTGAAATTGATGCTTAAGCGTTTGTAGTAATTATAGAAGCTTGGAGGTATATAATGGTAAAGAAAGTACAAAAAACAAAGACAAGCAGTGCTAAGAGAGATGCAAAGGCAGAGGTTCCAACAGTTCTCTCACTTGTGGAACATGATCAAGTTGTAATGTCTGATGTTCAAAAAGAAATATTAACAGATGAGATAGAAAAACTTCCTCCTATAAAAGAAGGAGAGTTAAATGTATCCGGCATCTATGCTTATGACTTAGGAGATAAATTAGAGGTTAAGGCTTATATAAGAAATGGATATTCCAGAAGTATTGCTTTAAAATACATACCATTTATGTTATTAAATTCTAAGGATGAAAAACTAGCTTATCAGATGTTTAATCTAGAAGAGTTAGGAGAAATTCCATCTGGTGCAGCAAGACCAGTAAAACTTTACTTTGAAAAAAAGAATGTTTATGTAGACAAGATTTCTTTAGATGATTGGAAAATAGCTTTTGATGCAAGATTAAAAGTTCTTAAAAAGGTTAAAGTATCTTATCAAGATTTGCCAATAATAGATTTAAACAGCAGAATGGTATTTGAAAGCTTTTTGGATGAGCTTCCTGACTTAAATGAAGGGGAATTTAGCATTTCTAAATTTAGCATTGGAATCGAGAAAAATGGTAATATAATAGTTACAGTTATAATGAGAAATGCAACAGCTAAACCAATTAAGTTGGAAGAGATGCCTGTTAGTGTAAAAGATCAAAATGGGAATGTAGTAAAATCCAATTTATTTCAACTTAATGATTTTGTAGTTAATCCACTTAAAGCAAAAGTATGTAATTTTGCATTTCCTACTAAAATTAGATTACAAGAAAATATAGCATTAGATGATTGGGATATTTCTTTTAAATTAGAAGAATTAGCGAAAACTCCAGAAAATGCATAAATATTAAATAAAAGACACTTTAAGGAATCTTGAGGTGTCTTTTTGTTATTTTAAGATGTAATAAAATGTTATAAAGTACTTGTATTTTTGTTGGTTAATGTAGTAAGCTTTAATTATAAATGTAGAATATGTTGAATTCTGAAAGTAAGTCCAGGGTAGGTAAATGGAGATATGGATGAGTGAAAAAATTAGGCTTAGTTTGTAAATTTTTAATTGCAGTATTTATGACTGAGTTTATATAAAAAATTTTTTTATAAAATTAATTATATAAACATAAATAATATATAGAGAAAGTAATTGTACAGTTTAAGGAGGATATAATCAAAGTGAATTTTTATTCATTACTTTTAATTGCATTAGCCCTTTCCTTGGATGCTTTTGGAGTAGCTTTAGCTATAGGCTTAAATAACAGCGTAACTGTAAAAGATAAACTTCTTTTTATTTTTTCTTTTGGCTTTTTTCAGTTTTTGTTCTCATTTTTAGGGTCTTATATAGGTGTATTATTTAACAAATACATAACCTCTGTACCAGAGATCGTAGGAGGAACCTTAATAGTTATAGTTGGACTCATGATGCTAAAAGAAGGATTTGAAAAGAAAAGTGAATGTATTTTAATAAAACCAGAGATGTTTGTTATACTTGGAGTATCAGTAAGCATAGATGCAGCAGTTATAGGCTTTACGATATTTAATAATATAGCAAGTAATTTTATTGTATTAAAATATACATTATTTATAGGAATTGTTACATTAGTTATGTCTAGTATTGCATTTTTAATTGCAAAATTTTTAAAACGTATTGAAATATTGAGTGAGTATGCAGATTATGTAGGAGGGGCGATACTTATTCTATTTGGTATCAAGATGATATTCTTGTAATGGAAACTTGGGGTGAGATTGTTTTGGAAACAAGTAAGTATTTGAAGAAAAAAGGATTAAAGGTTACTAAAGCCAGAGTAAATATACTTAATATATTACTTGAGAGTGAAAAAGCAATTAGTGCTGAATATATATTTGAAGAATGTAAAAGTAAAAATGAAAATATAGATTTGTCAACGGTTTATAGAACTCTTGAATTATTTGAAAACAAGAATATAATAATACGATTTAATTTGGATAAACAAAGATATGTTTATGCAATTAAGAAAGAGCATCATAAACACATATTAAAGTGCATAATGTGTCATAAGAGGGTAGAAATAGACTGCCCTATGCAGCAAGTTAAACAGATTATTAAGAATAATACTGGTTTTGATTTATTTGATGAAGGATTAAAAACGAATATTGAAGGAATTTGCGAGGAGTGTCAAAAGAAAGTAAAAAGTAAGAATAGATAAAAGTTACCTATTCTGAAGAATTATTTGAATTTGATTGGCTGGGATAAATTCTTTTTATTTTCCAGATTCCTTTATTATTCTTTTCTAAAAATACGTTATAAATTAATCTTTTATGAGGAGATTTATATGCTGAACCATCCACTTTTACTACAGCTATCTCTCCATTGGAAAATGATAATTTTGTACTGTTAATGCTTGCCAGCCTATAATTATTAAAAAAACCTGTAGTAACATGTTTTTGAACTGCATAGTTAATATTTTTACACTTAATATTATGATATGTATGCTTTGCAAACATGCATGATGAAGTTACTAATATAATTAATAAAATAATAGACCACTTTTTCATATTAGCCTCCTACAATGTAGATATTATATAATAATATAATAACCAAAAATTGTAAATAAGTAAACACCTTCAATTTTGGAAAGGGTTACAAATTCATAAAAACACACTAATTAAGAGGTGAAAAAATGAGACTTGAATCTATAAATAGGATAAAAGTAGGAGATGTACTTGCTAAAAATATTTTAACTAATAATGGACAAGTTCTTTTAAGAACAGGTGTTAAGTTAAATCAATTATATATAGATAAACTAAAAAAATTAGGAGTATTTTATATCTATGTATATGATGATAGATTAGATGATATAATTGCAGAAGACAGCAGACTCATGAGTTTAAAGCAAAGTTCAATAAAAAGTATGAATAGAATAATGAAAAATATTCACGATTGTAATGGCAGAGATCTTAAAAAATCATTAGCTACTGTAGAGAGTTTAATAGATTATATATTAGAAGACGCTGATGTAAACAGCAGTTTATATGATATACAGACATATGATAATTATACATATGTACATTCTTTGGATACCTGCATAATGGCTACTTTTTTGGGGATATCATGCAATTATACTGGATGGGATTTAAAAAAACTTGGAATTGGTGCTGTACTTCATGATGTAGGTAAAACAGAGGTTCCTATAAATGTTCTTAATAAAAGTGATAAATTAACTGATGAAGAATTTAATGAAATAAAGAAACACCCAATATATGGTGTTGATATATTAAAGAAATTTATTTCAATACCTGATTCGGTAATCAAAGTTGTTGGTCAGCATCATGAAAGAGTAGATGGAAAGGGCTATCCGTATGGCCTAACTGATCTTCAAATAACCAACTTTGCTAAAATTGTATGTATATGTGATGTATATGATGCTGTGAGCAATGATAGATGCTATAGGAAAAAGTTTAGTCCTAATGATGCATATGAATTAATACTTGCTGGAAGCGGTGTGAGTTTTGATGATAAGATAGTTCAAAATTTTAAGAATACTTTTTCAGTGTATCCACTTGGCTGCTGCGTAAGACTGTCAAATGGGAAAGAAGGTTACGTTGTAAGACAGAACAAAGGATTTCCAGATAGACCAGTTGTGAGAGTATTATATGATGCAGAGACGATGATACCAATACCCATTTATGAAATAGATTTAATAGAGAATACTAATATTGTTATAAGTGAGGTAGTTATTTGACATTCTTTCATAATATGTATAAAATCTTATTACACAGTATAAAGTAAATCTTGGATTTATTATTGTATACTGTGTATTTTTATTCGATAAAATTATACTGAATTTTTGTTTGAATGCAGCCCATATAGTTAATTATTTTATAATTTTAAGGAGAAGCTTATGGAAAGGTTTGTTAAGAACTTAATAGAAGGTTTGTGCCGTTTATATAATTTTAATATTGTTGAATTCAATAATGCATATGGTTTAATTGGCAATTTTGGTGTAATTAAAAAAGGTAAAAATAACATGGAAGTTATATTTTTTTCAGACTTTAATTATAGAAATCATTTAGATAAAGATGAACTTAAGAGCTTTTTAAAATCTGAATTAAAATGCAATAATTTAAGCTTAGTTGAAGTTTCAATAGGAAGCAGCTTAAATTTAAAACAATATAATAGTCAAATTAATCCACAATGTGGATTAATTTTAATCGACGTTGTGGAAAAGAATATATTGTGTTCTGATTCGACTCTCAAAGAAACTGCAAATAAATTAGCTTATTGTATGAATATAATAACAACTAAACACGATAACGTGAGGAAAAAGACCCCAATGCCAATAATTACATATGTTATAGCAGCTTTAAATATAATTGCTTATATTATTACAGCTTATCTATCCAATAATATTGTAGATAGCAATATAAATGTATTGGTGTTTCTTGGAGCAAAGGTAAATAGTCTCATTTCTCAAGGAGAATATTATAGATTAATTACCTGCATGTTTTTGCACGGCGGTATCATACATATTACCTTAAACATGTATGCACTAGTTGCTTTAGGACCTCTGATTGAAAATATATATGGAAAGTCAAAATATATAATTATATATTTTATATCTGGAATAATGTCATCAATCTTTAGTTTTAAGTTTTCGCCGAGTATTTCAATTGGAGCTTCAGGAGCCATATTTGGACTGCTTGGAGCAGCTTTAATATTTGGAATTAAGATGAAAGGCAGGATAAATAAAGATTATACTTTTAACATTGTATCTGTTATAATCGTAAATTTGATTATAGGATTTTCAATGCCTAATGTTGATAACTTTGGACACTTAGGTGGATTAATTGGCGGTGTTTTAACTTCAAGTCTTTTGTTTCCGCATGTTTCGAAAAATTTAAAAGGGGGAGAAAGTGTTTAAAACAAATTCGTCCCCTCTGAATATTAAGTATAGTTAAATCTTAAATATGTATTTTATTAGCCCCTCTTTTTAAACAAACTTTTTACAGAAGATAGAAGCTTACTTACATTTTGAGTTCCAATTATTTTGGATGCGTTATTTATAAATTGTTTAGTTAAAAGAATTATATTTTCCTTACCTTCCCAATTTTCTAATATGATTTTTTGTGGTATTTCATTTATTATGCAATTTAATATAAAAAATATTATAACTACATCATCAATTTGACCTATAAAAGGTATAAAATCAGGAAATATATCAATTGGACTTGCTAAGTAAGCTACTGCTCCTGCTAACATTATCTTAATCGTACTTTTAACTCTTTTATCCTTAAATAACTTCCACAGTAATATTGTTATATCGGGAATAAACATTGCATATTGTATTATATCTTCATAACTGTTTGGAACCTTATTTAAAATTTGTTCTCTTTTCTCTCTATATTTGTTTTTTAATAAAGATTTATTTGCTTTTTTTTTAAAAGCCTCTGTAGGTTTATTTGGATCATAGACTATATTTTGAGCATCTATTTCCAATTTGTCTTTTACAATTGTTATTTGTCTTAAGTTTAAGTTCAAGTATGGAATCAACTTGTATATTAAATCCAAGTTGACAGTTAAAGTATCTTTTTTTAGTTCTACCCCATAGTCAGCATAATCATTTAACAGCTTTTTCAAAAACATATTTTTAAAACTGCTGAGCATACCTATTTTTGAAACATTTATGCTAAATATTTTTAAATTAATTATATTACCATATATACTGCCTATTCCTATTTTAGCTTGAAATGGAACTATAAGTTTCATATTATAGCTTCCTTTTATAGTTATTATCTCTTGTATTTCTATACTATCTATTTTAAGATCATCTATCTTTACAAAATCGTTTATAATTTCAAGTATATCCTGTCCGGTTAAAATAAATTTAGCAGCCGAAACCTTCATATAAATTCTCCCCTCTTAATATTTATAAATAAAGTATACAATAAATTTGAATCTTCTTCTACTGTGAAAATTATCAAGTTATAAAGACTCTAACTAAAACTAATCTTATGCTGAATTAAAACAATTATTCCATAAACTACTTTAACAAATTTTATGATTTTGATTAGACTAAAAGGTAAAAGTATTATAATATCTTTAAATAGAGAGAAGAACATAGAAATATTATTGATTAGAAAGGTGAAATTTAATGAAAAAGTATAAAAATAAGTTTAGAATAATTCCGATAGTTACAGCTATTTTGTTTGGGATTGCTTTAATATTTGCTAACTTCTCACATAGATCTGTAAATTATAGATCTTATGTTCTATTTCAAAAGGATGTATCAGCTAAAAAAATAACTAATGTTTATGTAACTAATTCTTCTAAGATAATGGTTAAGCTTAAAGATGGAAAAGTTTACGAGACTGATAATCCAAGAACAGATGATTTTAAGGAAGATTTATTAAAACAAGATATATCAGTTTCAGAAAATTTACCACTCGATTTTAAAAGTTTAATACCTACTATAGGATTGATAGCTTCGATAGCTATATTTTTAATAATGACAATGAAATCTTCAACTATAAAATCTAAGAG
It encodes the following:
- a CDS encoding Ger(x)C family spore germination protein; the encoded protein is MKKYVKIIILIMISLSLTSCWDARELNKLAIVMGIGIDKIDNLSNVQTTIQIAKVLGIKSPAENAEGVGQNNKFLNLKGEGITIFDAIKSINRELNRTLFFPHNQVIIFGKSAAEEGIDKYIDFFMRNRETRLSEWIIVSDGTAAEILKSNPNIESTTGRNIGELIENQKNISEVPNVDLKEFSQKLMSKTTAPVAPIIKVGKDEKRNTLYLTSTAVFNKEKMIGVLNKTETRGFLWGTGNMNGEVSIINMPDGNGKVSIEIRNVKSKIIPAVKSDGVYITMKIDERGDISENTSSEDESNPEIIKKFERIQEDVIKKEVISTLEKARQINADVFGFGDIIYMYHPKEWNKMQTNWQENFKNIKVNVNVKASIERSGKIIKSIKSKDI
- a CDS encoding endospore germination permease; protein product: MKIENGVISSSQLMFLIIGLFQGSALTASFIVEVVKQNMLIIAVISAILMIPLFLIFIYLGTKFYGKNLIEINDIVYGKYIGKVISLLYINFFGLIVFSNFRYTSDFFTTYMFEKTNMIVFIFGIAFVSMYAVRNGIETIARITPIIAISTICVIIFITIATIKDASLKNFLPFLQINLKDAVQGISFMLSITFGELISLLMIFPCVGSSKNKIKKYSYIGYVIGTMFLLMGIIRNTAVLGNIASIHRIPSYQIARILRIGEIITRAEVLIAMVLFFDTFVKVCIMYYAAVLGIAQLFKLRSYKPLVLPIGIVGIIQAFFASTSNADYSYLLSSIYPIYGIIFVVIIPIISLTIILIRKLFCKSLV
- a CDS encoding type II toxin-antitoxin system PemK/MazF family toxin; its protein translation is MGSIRGMDNMGLEKYIKDTKRIAEKLLNEYVDLNNKKIVSSEQIHDLRKRAYNIKEIYEYIHWANNKIYINDSVPESLCRIPKRGEIWTCQLGKNIGSEENKIRPVIIVQNDTGNEKSPTTIIVPISNRPKKIATHIELRNSDYKLVEGEKNKVTGTILCEQIKVVSKARLGRHVATLKSNFVENILNSKLKVSLEL
- a CDS encoding transglutaminase-like domain-containing protein encodes the protein MKHVKSAAKYVENKNLSVFKFLVISMFFSLFLLTPKMVLADSLSYKVFPTQQNISVDKPWKIMFSDNIDSASANNDSVKVEDESGNPVDIDISSGQNYIIVKPKTSYQAGKNYILYVNNIKSLKGNTLKSPGMMKFSTLSQAYDLVDTHNYKITDTFTVTSEEPTNVDLTFNLGTQSNSPYQKDLSLEVSGGNAKLTSDDSSHKKMTASAYVEPGTSVKYQATRTIQNSGIRYTKDLSKTSNDYSKFGDYSKYTSPEQNIESNSPEIKDKAAQLFNRIDNPYYKAKKAYEFVNTYMTYDQNNGNKGALNALLTGKGVCEDYAELFTALLRASGVPARVVTGYWVDSGEFSSRSTLNPSYDAHAWAEYYLPEYGWIVVEPTNAYFYNDERIVDYSYFSNLSNSSHFIEGYTSQGDDKDSTLYYSYTEGSGVKIDRETTIQILDK
- a CDS encoding WG repeat-containing protein → MKLKRYFKVILIFSIFCSTLLFYSNSHIAFANDDIKCLDVNSSDSFNSMSSFQYGLLKIEKNGLYGLADSTGKVIIKPQFISIDNFNNGIARVKKGSKYGFIDKTGKVIVEPEFDNMYDFKEGIAQVSINSKWGFIDDSGKIIVSPQFDNVYDFEDGTAKIMKDGKYGFVDKKGNVIITPKFDDACDFNNGIAPVKKDGNWGVTDKSGNFKVLQFDRMKSFQDKIAPVEKDGRWGLADDTGKVILEPQFDNVYFLNKNLLVVSRNNKYGVVDRTGKTILDIDYTSITSTNSGSFIVVKDGLSGIIDSTGKIVVSPKFDHISDYYEGKAIVTYSGRDYFINETGKINYKSKVKTIYSFQDGLARVFDGSKYGFINRKGQTVIEPRFDYASDFNEGTTVVKINDKWGIIDRLGNTVVECKYDYASNFEDGAAVVKKDDIYTILTNTNMSSSWNNEKVDSNKGWKITFNRPVNLGKSTDSDDDDNYGDDIVDNVSVKNSMGIEMNVSLSCPDSRTIIIKPPYSGYIQGKDYTITILDGIKSKDGKTLNPKVIKKNFTISDN